One window of Thermacetogenium phaeum DSM 12270 genomic DNA carries:
- a CDS encoding DUF169 domain-containing protein, protein MDNQRMAEALRRTLGLRWSPVALRLLKRGEEIPKGLVEPPMPLRHCQSIIVARRGNSLYLPPRKHACPDGAGILGLVEMSPKLRSGELYLLFKKLPNLECARKMIAGRPEFAPGSYAATALAPLETAAFVPDVVIFTLWPEQAMWLCCAQTYTSGERQVFYTSGYNSTCADLTVKVMQSGKMNISFGCYGARASSEIDDFELYVSVPYGMLPLLVEALEKLALKSIPEERNKIYIHPVMDNVSKPSEEASGAVELEVNWEACDGCGLCQAFCPGNVFEMKTVNRAKKAYPAFVERCSACYTCVGQCPHKAIQLRHRGV, encoded by the coding sequence ATGGACAACCAACGAATGGCAGAAGCGCTGCGGCGGACACTCGGACTGCGCTGGTCCCCTGTAGCCTTGCGACTGCTGAAAAGGGGTGAAGAGATACCGAAAGGACTGGTAGAGCCACCTATGCCCCTTCGCCACTGCCAGTCGATTATCGTGGCGAGGCGCGGGAACTCCCTCTACCTCCCCCCTCGGAAGCACGCCTGCCCCGATGGTGCGGGAATCCTGGGGCTGGTAGAAATGTCGCCGAAGCTGAGATCGGGGGAACTCTATCTTCTCTTCAAGAAGCTGCCGAACCTGGAGTGCGCCAGGAAAATGATCGCCGGAAGGCCGGAGTTTGCCCCCGGAAGTTATGCAGCAACGGCGTTGGCCCCGCTGGAAACGGCCGCTTTTGTCCCCGATGTGGTTATCTTTACGCTGTGGCCGGAACAGGCGATGTGGCTGTGTTGTGCCCAGACCTATACGAGCGGGGAAAGGCAGGTCTTTTATACATCCGGCTACAATTCTACCTGCGCCGATCTTACGGTTAAGGTGATGCAGAGCGGCAAGATGAACATATCCTTCGGCTGTTATGGGGCAAGGGCCTCCAGCGAAATAGACGACTTTGAGCTTTACGTTTCGGTTCCTTACGGGATGCTGCCATTGCTGGTCGAAGCGCTGGAAAAGTTGGCCCTTAAAAGCATACCCGAGGAGAGGAACAAGATCTACATCCATCCTGTTATGGATAACGTCTCCAAGCCCTCTGAAGAGGCGAGCGGCGCCGTTGAATTGGAGGTCAACTGGGAAGCCTGTGATGGCTGCGGTTTGTGCCAGGCTTTCTGTCCGGGAAACGTCTTTGAAATGAAGACTGTAAACAGGGCGAAAAAAGCCTACCCTGCTTTTGTGGAGCGCTGCAGTGCCTGTTACACCTGCGTCGGTCAGTGCCCCCACAAGGCCATTCAATTAAGGCACAGAGGGGTATAA